The Mangifera indica cultivar Alphonso chromosome 12, CATAS_Mindica_2.1, whole genome shotgun sequence DNA window ACaataaaatgtttttggatATTGAGAACTCATCACTTAGAAAAAGTATAGCATTTGTAGAGGATGATTTAGAGAAGAAATCTATGTAGAGATCATTATTGTAGTAAGACGACATCCAAAGTGCACTACAAGAAATTGAGAGAGAACATAACTACTTTCATGACATAAATGATGTAAAGAATGATATGATACAACTTTGTGATTGATGATAATATTCTTTTGAAAACTTGTACAAATAAGACTCAAACCTCAAATGGTGAAAAAAGTTAagttataaattatattgtttCCATATCTACATCTATGACATTATAAAAGCTATTTTGTAGAGGTGAAAAAGAATGAGGAATCTTGGTAATATCATGGTTGGCAACAAGAAGAAATtgcaaattaaaaatgttaagaGAGTTTGTCTTAGGTCTCATGATGTTGTTGTTAAGACTCTTCATTATATGAGATATGTTTCAAGCTTTaacaacaatatatttaattactttgatTGAGTTAGCTTCTTGTGGGTATACATATATTGGATGAAATGATTAGCGCTAGGTGTTTATGAGTGATAGGAAAGATGATCAATAATCACTTGTACATGATATTCAAATGAAAAAGTTTTGGGATTTTTTCgttctaaaaattataaattataaaaattgatttactaGTTTATTGAAATTTGGACTCCGAACAgatcaaatatatttatgtgttctTGTTTGCTTTTTGTGTGTGCTCAATTATTAGTGGGTTTAACTTCTCTACAAGTATCTCAATTTGTTATCACAAGAggaataatgttatgtatatatatttttaaatacacaattagttatatagatgatgtgttatcatataattgagtgattttaaattaaaagtaaaataatatcaaatcatataatgacatatcatcgaTATATTCAATTgtgtatttaaatatatatgtacatatggTTTTATTTGTTACTGAATTTGACCTTCTGGACTCCTGGTAGGTCATATAGTTggaaatttcaattcaaagtaAACAGAAATTTAAGGAATATATGGATTATCTAGACGAATATCGATTCAAAGTAAACGGCAGTTTCATGCTCTGAACATAACATCAGTCCAAGCCGAggaaataaaatgaaaacatcTAAACCaacttgaaaaattacaaagacTTGCCCCAGTAAACAAGGCAAGCACGTACATATAAATAGCTTGGCTGCACATAGATGCCACCCACGCATATTGCAAAGAACTATAACTATGGCGCCCTTTAAGAAAACTTGCTTTCTCTTTgccttgtttttctttctttatgcaAATAGCATTCTTTCCCAACAAATCACTGGTAGCCCGTTTGGATTCATTCAAAACCTGCAAGGATGCCACAAGGGTCAGAATGTCAGCGGCCTGCACGATCTCAAGAAATACCTTGAGAAATTCGGATACTTGAACCAAAACCATagcaatgatgatgatgagttcGACGACCTTTTGGAGGCTGCAGTTAAAAAATACCAGCGGAATTATCATTTGAATATCACCGGAAGCCTGGATTCTGACACGGTGAATCAAATGATGAAACCCAGATGCGGCGTTGCAGATTTTGTGAATGGCACAAAGCAGCGAAGCCACCACAAACACAGTCACAACACCAGATTCCACACGGTTGGTCACTATAAATTCTTCCCCGGGTCAAGTCGATGGCCCCAATCCCAGCTCACTTATCGCTTCGATTCCAGCGTGCCAGTGCCCGCCTCGCTAAACTTGAACTCCGTCATTCGACAAGCTTTCCAAAGATGGGCTCAAGTCAGCCATTTCACTTTCCAGGAAGTTCCTGCGAA harbors:
- the LOC123193676 gene encoding metalloendoproteinase 3-MMP-like, whose protein sequence is MAPFKKTCFLFALFFFLYANSILSQQITGSPFGFIQNLQGCHKGQNVSGLHDLKKYLEKFGYLNQNHSNDDDEFDDLLEAAVKKYQRNYHLNITGSLDSDTVNQMMKPRCGVADFVNGTKQRSHHKHSHNTRFHTVGHYKFFPGSSRWPQSQLTYRFDSSVPVPASLNLNSVIRQAFQRWAQVSHFTFQEVPANSNANIVIGFHRGSHGDGAPFDGPRGVLAHANPPTAGNCHFDAEETWSINPGQTELDLESVAVHEIGHLLGLDHEPGKPEAIMFPTFSYGRIKRDLNADDIQGIQVLYGLQ